The Chryseobacterium nakagawai genome has a segment encoding these proteins:
- a CDS encoding type VI secretion system Vgr family protein → MKKNTTSERVSFTGGYRAPDNAQAVKENNTAGINRIVKLSAIINGEIISSFKHFKLKQSAITHHEFELTLAHDALSEKQGHQLEQANTFLGKRLTIKIAYKDFETKNSPKRVFVGIITKVGFSQEAHSLGNIVLKGFSPTILLDGAAHTQSFGGAQPVNTGIIADEVIKQGIDPFWYDFRVNAKASSQIVYSTQYNETHYNYLCRIAEAYGEQFFYDGEVLHFGNMPVPAAPLELISGSNTSNIHTELRAIHAQPNYYGYNSSKNTMLTSGETPLKHMGNLAQTAYINNESIFKTPSLQSAPIRAATDMDVVNSQTGAWGSKGVDVFVVSGDTTMPFLYPGCTADLYLRKPDSSKMGYFTKLMMTKVIHEIDTLGHYKGSFEAIASDTGYMPKPEFTVPFAETQPAVVVSNEDPLGQGRVRVKFLWQLNETTDFIRVMSPDAGGTDQITQNRGYVAIPEVGDQVMVGFVHNHPDRPFVMGGMFHGGVALGGGINNHLKSIQTRSGIRILMNDAEGSVNIVDPSGNNYFMDGKGNITVSAPNDINFNAGGNLNINVGQNMSTSVGMNKTDTVTMNHSESIGMIKTSSVIGDSQVFITGKLTEFIEGDVHSEVKQERNEISRKEMNFSTEENFTSHTKSSIFMNSGEKGHNH, encoded by the coding sequence ATGAAAAAAAACACGACTTCAGAACGTGTATCCTTTACTGGAGGATACCGTGCTCCTGATAATGCCCAGGCAGTGAAAGAAAATAATACAGCAGGAATTAACCGTATTGTTAAACTTTCCGCAATAATCAATGGCGAAATTATTTCAAGTTTTAAACATTTCAAATTAAAGCAAAGTGCAATAACACATCACGAGTTTGAATTAACACTGGCTCATGATGCCTTATCCGAAAAACAAGGGCATCAATTGGAACAGGCCAATACATTTTTGGGAAAACGCCTTACGATAAAAATTGCTTACAAAGATTTCGAAACGAAAAATAGCCCTAAGAGGGTTTTTGTAGGAATTATTACCAAGGTAGGTTTCAGTCAGGAAGCTCACAGCTTGGGAAATATTGTTTTAAAAGGTTTCAGCCCTACTATTCTTCTGGATGGTGCAGCCCATACCCAGAGTTTTGGAGGTGCACAACCTGTGAATACCGGAATTATAGCTGATGAGGTAATCAAGCAGGGAATAGATCCGTTTTGGTATGACTTCAGAGTGAATGCCAAAGCCTCGTCACAAATTGTCTACAGTACACAATATAACGAAACCCATTACAATTACTTGTGTAGAATTGCCGAGGCTTATGGCGAACAGTTTTTCTATGATGGAGAAGTGCTGCATTTCGGAAATATGCCGGTTCCGGCTGCTCCTCTTGAGCTGATAAGCGGAAGTAATACTTCAAATATTCATACTGAACTTAGGGCAATTCATGCTCAACCTAATTATTACGGATATAACAGCAGTAAAAATACGATGTTGACTTCGGGAGAAACTCCGTTAAAACATATGGGAAATCTTGCTCAAACCGCTTATATAAATAATGAAAGTATTTTCAAGACCCCTTCTCTTCAATCGGCGCCTATCCGGGCAGCTACTGATATGGATGTAGTGAATTCTCAAACCGGAGCATGGGGAAGTAAGGGTGTTGATGTATTTGTAGTATCCGGTGATACCACAATGCCTTTTCTTTATCCCGGCTGCACAGCAGATCTTTATCTGAGAAAACCTGATTCCAGCAAAATGGGGTATTTCACCAAACTCATGATGACCAAGGTTATTCATGAGATTGATACCCTAGGCCATTATAAAGGAAGTTTTGAAGCCATTGCTTCTGATACGGGATATATGCCCAAACCTGAATTTACAGTTCCTTTTGCAGAAACCCAGCCAGCAGTGGTCGTTTCCAATGAAGATCCTTTGGGACAAGGACGTGTAAGAGTGAAATTTCTTTGGCAGCTCAATGAAACTACAGATTTTATCAGAGTAATGAGTCCTGATGCGGGTGGAACAGATCAGATCACCCAAAACAGAGGGTATGTAGCCATTCCTGAAGTAGGAGATCAGGTAATGGTGGGATTTGTTCATAATCATCCCGATCGTCCTTTCGTAATGGGAGGAATGTTTCATGGCGGTGTTGCTCTGGGTGGAGGGATAAATAATCACCTGAAATCGATTCAGACCAGAAGCGGAATCCGTATTCTGATGAACGATGCTGAAGGCAGTGTGAATATTGTGGATCCAAGCGGCAACAATTATTTCATGGATGGAAAAGGAAATATTACCGTATCTGCTCCCAATGATATCAACTTCAATGCGGGCGGAAACCTCAATATCAATGTCGGACAAAATATGTCTACCAGTGTTGGGATGAATAAAACAGATACTGTGACCATGAACCATAGTGAGAGTATAGGAATGATTAAAACCTCTTCTGTAATAGGAGATTCTCAGGTTTTCATAACCGGAAAACTGACAGAATTTATAGAAGGAGACGTACACAGCGAAGTAAAACAGGAACGTAATGAAATTTCAAGAAAAGAAATGAATTTCAGTACAGAAGAAAATTTTACCAGTCATACGAAAAGCTCGATCTTTATGAACAGTGGAGAAAAAGGCCATAATCATTAA
- a CDS encoding APC family permease, translating into MHKKLKLWDAIMLVMGSMIGSGIFIVSADMMRNLGSGYWLIVVWIITGVMTVAAAISYGELSALYPKAGGQYTYLKEIFGKRMGFLYGWGLFTVIQTGTIAAVAMAFGKFTAYLIPSLNDAAPIFQSGEFKITWIQILAIAVILLLTYINTRGVESGKFLQNIFTGSKILALLGLIATGFILVDFSHLSENFNLGMDSFNNLKKDLSGNFLKEGWEPIGGMTLMGGIAAAMVGSVFSSVAWESVTFVSGEIENPKKNVVKSMIYGTSAVMLLYIAVNFVYLNALDRDSIAFATNDRVAVAASQNIFGSAGTIIIAVLVMISTFGCDNGLILAGARVFQTMAKDGMFFKSAEKNNKNDVPENALWMQGIWASLLCLSGQYGNLLDMISFVIVLFYMITVFGVIYLRIKQPALERPYKTWLYPVTPIIYLIIGTVFCILLLIYKQQYTWPGFLLVILGLPVYYFINRKKIDQ; encoded by the coding sequence ATGCATAAAAAACTGAAACTATGGGATGCCATCATGCTTGTAATGGGATCTATGATCGGAAGCGGGATCTTTATTGTAAGCGCTGACATGATGCGTAATCTAGGCTCCGGTTATTGGTTAATTGTTGTCTGGATTATAACAGGAGTAATGACTGTTGCCGCAGCGATAAGCTATGGAGAACTTTCCGCTCTGTATCCAAAGGCTGGTGGACAATATACTTATCTGAAAGAGATCTTCGGTAAAAGAATGGGGTTTCTTTATGGTTGGGGACTGTTCACTGTGATACAAACCGGAACAATTGCTGCCGTGGCAATGGCTTTCGGGAAGTTTACAGCGTACCTGATTCCCTCACTTAATGATGCTGCCCCTATCTTCCAAAGTGGAGAATTCAAGATTACATGGATACAAATTTTAGCCATTGCAGTTATCCTTTTGCTTACTTACATCAATACAAGAGGGGTTGAAAGTGGAAAATTTTTGCAGAATATATTTACAGGATCTAAAATTTTAGCTTTATTAGGACTGATTGCTACAGGATTTATCCTGGTTGATTTTTCTCATTTATCTGAAAACTTCAATCTGGGAATGGACTCCTTTAATAATCTGAAAAAAGATCTGAGCGGTAATTTCCTGAAAGAAGGCTGGGAGCCTATTGGCGGAATGACATTAATGGGGGGGATTGCTGCAGCAATGGTAGGTTCAGTTTTCAGTTCTGTAGCTTGGGAAAGCGTAACATTTGTTTCCGGAGAAATTGAAAACCCAAAGAAAAATGTTGTAAAATCAATGATTTACGGAACTTCTGCCGTGATGCTTTTATATATAGCCGTTAATTTTGTGTATTTAAATGCTTTGGACAGAGACAGTATTGCCTTTGCAACCAATGATAGAGTGGCTGTAGCAGCATCACAGAATATTTTTGGAAGTGCAGGAACTATAATCATTGCGGTATTGGTGATGATTTCCACTTTCGGATGTGATAATGGTCTGATCTTAGCCGGAGCAAGGGTATTTCAAACCATGGCAAAAGATGGTATGTTCTTTAAATCTGCAGAAAAAAACAATAAAAATGATGTACCTGAAAATGCATTATGGATGCAGGGAATCTGGGCTTCTTTACTATGCCTGAGCGGACAGTACGGAAACCTGTTGGATATGATTTCGTTTGTAATTGTTCTGTTCTATATGATTACGGTTTTCGGAGTCATTTATTTAAGAATTAAACAGCCAGCTTTGGAAAGACCTTATAAAACATGGCTGTATCCGGTTACTCCAATCATATACCTTATTATAGGAACTGTTTTCTGTATCCTATTATTAATATATAAGCAGCAATATACATGGCCAGGATTCTTACTGGTAATATTAGGACTTCCGGTGTACTATTTCATCAACCGTAAAAAGATAGATCAATAG
- a CDS encoding DUF3829 domain-containing protein: MKKIIVLAMALSLTATVVSCKKGAGKLGNAVLNMGGEADANAIIDFNNNFIDSYKNTSKHIERILKYADEAVAKSKGENVLIMPIVLSSMDYSFSKIKEVPSGFDKEKAAIEKEFNIYKDKKENIDKKVEELKSYMTSEDYKDDKGAKAEAIRKEIEGDANAFYAAGENIMMKIKPATDAAEEIILKDHPMKEYIISSKNVMNSLDSVIDLLGRQYSGQFNEAEAQKKYDEYAKALEANTKLNFDVKDQQYSYKKSQFESFNKNASNFLDLYRKLIRDAKEKGKIQDNDIQQVDSSYESVLGAYNSFVK; encoded by the coding sequence ATGAAGAAGATTATTGTACTTGCAATGGCCCTGTCTTTAACTGCTACAGTGGTAAGTTGTAAAAAAGGTGCCGGAAAACTTGGTAATGCAGTTTTAAATATGGGAGGTGAAGCAGACGCAAATGCTATTATTGATTTTAATAACAATTTTATAGATTCTTATAAAAATACATCCAAACATATTGAAAGGATCTTAAAATATGCAGATGAGGCAGTTGCTAAATCAAAGGGAGAAAATGTGTTGATTATGCCCATTGTTTTGAGCTCAATGGATTACTCTTTTTCAAAAATTAAGGAGGTTCCATCAGGTTTTGATAAAGAGAAGGCAGCTATTGAAAAAGAATTCAATATTTATAAGGATAAAAAAGAAAATATAGATAAAAAGGTTGAAGAGCTTAAGTCTTATATGACTTCTGAAGACTATAAAGATGATAAAGGAGCAAAAGCAGAGGCCATCAGAAAAGAAATTGAAGGTGATGCAAATGCTTTTTATGCAGCTGGGGAGAATATTATGATGAAGATCAAACCCGCTACAGATGCAGCAGAAGAAATTATTTTGAAGGATCATCCAATGAAAGAGTATATTATCTCTTCTAAAAACGTAATGAATTCTTTAGATTCGGTAATTGATCTTTTAGGTAGACAATATTCCGGGCAATTCAATGAAGCGGAAGCTCAGAAAAAATACGATGAATATGCCAAAGCACTAGAAGCTAATACTAAGCTAAACTTTGATGTGAAGGATCAGCAATATTCTTATAAAAAATCTCAGTTTGAAAGTTTCAATAAAAATGCTTCTAACTTTTTAGATTTGTACAGAAAGCTAATCAGAGACGCTAAAGAGAAAGGGAAAATTCAGGATAATGATATCCAGCAAGTCGATTCTTCCTATGAAAGTGTATTGGGAGCGTACAATAGCTTTGTGAAATAA
- a CDS encoding DUF4920 domain-containing protein, translating to MKFRAILFAVAVSASTLAFAQETSQKKFSPPAGNALLGDTYGAGVAANTESKAITVDKLGKKLKKENKKLENVAIKGKVTDVCEKKGCWLTIQTDDNSQFFVKMKDYAFFVPTALKGKNVVLEGNAERKVISVDEQKHYAEDAKKPQSEIDAITQPKEEIRFLASGIKVVN from the coding sequence ATGAAATTTAGAGCTATTCTATTTGCAGTTGCTGTAAGCGCTTCTACCCTGGCGTTTGCACAGGAGACATCACAAAAGAAATTTTCACCACCTGCTGGGAATGCCTTATTAGGTGACACTTACGGAGCGGGAGTTGCTGCCAATACAGAGTCTAAAGCGATTACAGTAGACAAACTGGGAAAGAAACTTAAAAAGGAAAATAAGAAGTTGGAAAATGTAGCCATCAAAGGAAAGGTTACCGATGTATGTGAGAAAAAAGGATGTTGGCTGACTATTCAAACTGATGACAACTCGCAGTTTTTTGTAAAAATGAAAGACTATGCTTTCTTTGTACCTACAGCTTTAAAAGGTAAAAATGTAGTTTTAGAAGGAAATGCCGAAAGAAAAGTAATTTCTGTAGATGAACAAAAACATTATGCCGAGGATGCTAAGAAACCTCAATCGGAAATTGATGCCATTACACAACCTAAGGAAGAAATCAGGTTCCTGGCTAGTGGCATTAAAGTGGTAAACTAG
- a CDS encoding GPW/gp25 family protein has translation MDTPNYRMPFVPSTLMTEGGSIDTCDMGESIAHNIMLLITTKKGENRYDENYGNDVWNLEFDNGVTSAIWENVFVKSLRRQILEYEPRIVQPQIDANIQFVEHSYDTKEHTEIKKKVRIAINAKMEETGERFSFSTELFLSPMSID, from the coding sequence ATGGATACACCAAATTACAGAATGCCCTTTGTACCGTCCACTCTAATGACAGAAGGGGGAAGTATCGATACCTGCGATATGGGAGAAAGTATTGCCCACAATATTATGTTGCTGATCACCACCAAAAAAGGAGAGAACAGATATGATGAAAACTATGGAAACGATGTTTGGAACCTGGAATTCGATAATGGAGTAACAAGTGCCATCTGGGAAAATGTTTTTGTCAAAAGCCTTAGAAGACAAATTCTTGAGTATGAACCAAGAATTGTACAGCCACAGATTGATGCCAATATCCAATTTGTAGAACACAGTTACGATACCAAAGAACACACCGAAATTAAAAAGAAAGTAAGAATTGCCATCAATGCGAAGATGGAGGAAACAGGAGAACGTTTCAGTTTTTCAACAGAATTGTTCCTGAGCCCGATGTCTATTGATTAA
- a CDS encoding DUF3828 domain-containing protein, with translation MMRLLFLYASFLICFTACSKTQSPSTEKKLITEKVNQLYSQYGKSNDMIYNQPIPDELFSPELKKALEKAINTSKTDIEKVKNSSHPDEKPLIFEGAIFSSLYEGYTHYTIKNIIIHDKTAKALVQFEYDMTSPKVLWTDTLQLIDTEKGWKIDNIVFDSIGSSKDLETSLNDFIQYAQQ, from the coding sequence ATGATGCGACTCCTTTTCCTATATGCAAGTTTTCTTATATGCTTTACAGCTTGCAGCAAAACACAATCTCCATCAACTGAAAAAAAACTGATTACTGAAAAAGTAAATCAACTTTACAGCCAATATGGAAAATCTAATGATATGATTTACAATCAACCGATACCTGATGAATTATTTTCTCCGGAATTAAAAAAGGCATTAGAAAAAGCAATCAATACTTCAAAAACAGATATTGAAAAAGTGAAAAACAGTAGTCATCCGGATGAAAAACCGTTGATATTTGAAGGTGCAATCTTTTCCAGCCTTTATGAAGGATATACCCATTATACCATCAAAAATATTATTATTCATGATAAAACGGCAAAAGCACTTGTTCAGTTTGAATATGATATGACCTCTCCAAAGGTATTATGGACTGATACATTGCAACTGATTGACACTGAAAAAGGATGGAAAATTGATAATATTGTTTTTGATTCAATAGGAAGTTCCAAGGATCTTGAAACGAGTCTGAATGATTTTATCCAATATGCTCAACAATAA
- a CDS encoding bacteriocin-like protein, whose protein sequence is MKNLKKLTKVDLKSVYGGEPKKYCTYCEWANKVFCSEIPIVQCP, encoded by the coding sequence ATGAAAAATTTAAAAAAGCTGACTAAAGTAGATTTGAAGTCAGTGTACGGAGGAGAGCCAAAAAAATATTGTACCTATTGCGAATGGGCAAATAAAGTATTTTGCAGCGAAATTCCAATCGTTCAGTGCCCATAA
- the uvrA gene encoding excinuclease ABC subunit UvrA, with protein MSKSTEYIEVYGAREHNLKNINVKIPRNELVVITGLSGSGKSSLAFDTIFAEGQRRYIETFSAYARQFLGGLERPDVDKIEGLSPVIAIEQKTTNKNPRSTVGTVTELYDFLRLLYARVSDAYSLSTGQKLVSYTEDQILDTIKENYKGEKIMLLAPVVRSRKGHYHELFVQMAKKGYGQARIDGELQDIEYDLKLDRYKTHDIDIVIDRWIIGENASEGRMEKSLRTAMEMGEGIIGIQKLGGTDIEYFSKNLMDAETGHSLALPEPNTFSFNSPKGSCPNCKGLGTIKKINTDYFIDNPKLSINQGGLLPLEDIKSNKWILAQIKNILEIFGLGMTTPLQDIPAEALDYIYNGCHKEFNKDLKYAGITKKIKISFDGLIAFMEEIIDERESYEAILLERHFTTEETCPECGGTRLQPSSLSFKIDGKNIAEVNGLSLADLKEWLADVKDKFSEKNKIIAHEILKEIETRLQFLLDVGLDYLSLSRSSKTLSGGESQRIRLATQIGSQLVNVLYILDEPSIGLHQRDNERLIHSLKNLRDIGNSVLVVEHDKDMILEADEVLDIGPRAGKFGGEILWQGKPKDLLKADTITAQYINGKRKIEIPAERRAGSGKNIVLKGATGNNLKNVTLDVPLGKLVVVTGISGSGKSSLINGTLYPILNKHFYRAVQEPLPYKKIEGLDNIDKIVDVDQTPIGRTPRSNPATYTGMFTDIRNLFAELPESKIRGYKPGRFSFNVKGGRCETCQGGGLKVIEMNFLPDVYVHCETCNGKRFNRETLEVRYKGKSISDVLDMTIDEAVEFFQPIPKIFAKVKTLQDVGLGYITLGQQSTTLSGGEAQRIKLATELAKRQTGNTLYILDEPTTGLHFEDVKILMDAINQLVELGNSFIIIEHNMDVIKLADHIIDVGPEGGKYGGQIVAQGTPEEIVKSKKSLTGKFLKRELE; from the coding sequence ATGAGCAAATCAACAGAATATATAGAAGTTTACGGAGCACGTGAACACAATCTAAAGAATATTAATGTTAAAATTCCGCGCAATGAACTGGTAGTGATTACCGGGCTTTCCGGAAGTGGAAAATCTTCATTGGCTTTTGATACTATTTTTGCAGAAGGCCAGCGTCGTTATATAGAGACATTCTCTGCTTATGCCCGTCAGTTTTTGGGTGGATTGGAACGTCCGGATGTAGATAAAATTGAAGGACTTTCACCCGTTATTGCCATTGAGCAGAAAACAACCAATAAAAACCCTCGTTCTACCGTAGGTACTGTTACAGAACTGTATGATTTTCTTCGTCTTTTGTATGCAAGAGTTTCAGATGCTTATTCATTGTCTACAGGACAGAAGCTGGTAAGTTATACCGAAGATCAAATCCTTGATACCATTAAGGAAAACTATAAAGGAGAAAAAATCATGTTGTTGGCTCCTGTTGTACGCTCCAGAAAAGGACATTATCATGAACTTTTCGTTCAAATGGCCAAAAAAGGGTATGGACAGGCAAGAATTGATGGTGAGCTACAGGATATTGAATATGATTTAAAGCTGGATCGTTATAAAACCCACGATATTGATATTGTGATCGATCGTTGGATCATAGGGGAAAACGCTTCAGAAGGAAGAATGGAAAAATCCCTGCGTACTGCGATGGAAATGGGAGAAGGAATCATCGGAATTCAGAAACTGGGAGGTACAGATATTGAGTATTTCTCTAAAAACCTGATGGATGCTGAAACAGGTCATTCCTTAGCATTACCGGAACCTAATACTTTCTCATTCAACTCTCCAAAAGGTAGCTGCCCAAATTGTAAAGGGTTGGGAACAATCAAAAAAATCAACACAGATTATTTTATTGATAATCCTAAATTATCCATTAACCAGGGAGGTTTGCTGCCATTGGAAGATATTAAGTCTAATAAATGGATTCTGGCACAGATCAAGAATATTCTTGAAATCTTCGGACTAGGAATGACAACTCCATTACAGGATATTCCGGCAGAAGCTTTGGATTATATCTATAACGGATGTCATAAGGAATTCAATAAAGATCTTAAATATGCGGGAATTACCAAGAAGATCAAGATCAGCTTTGATGGTTTGATCGCCTTTATGGAGGAAATTATTGATGAAAGAGAATCCTACGAAGCTATTTTACTGGAAAGACACTTCACTACAGAAGAAACATGTCCGGAATGTGGTGGAACCCGTCTTCAACCTTCCAGCTTAAGCTTTAAAATTGATGGAAAAAATATTGCTGAGGTCAATGGATTAAGCTTGGCAGATTTAAAAGAATGGCTGGCCGATGTTAAAGATAAATTCTCTGAGAAAAATAAAATCATCGCCCACGAAATATTAAAAGAGATTGAAACCAGACTTCAGTTTTTGTTGGATGTTGGTTTAGACTATCTAAGTTTAAGCAGAAGTTCAAAAACCCTTTCGGGGGGAGAATCACAAAGGATTCGTCTGGCAACACAAATTGGATCTCAACTGGTGAATGTTTTGTATATTCTTGATGAACCAAGTATTGGTCTTCACCAAAGAGATAACGAAAGATTGATTCATTCTTTAAAGAACCTTAGAGATATTGGAAATTCTGTTTTAGTAGTAGAACATGATAAAGACATGATCTTGGAGGCCGATGAGGTATTGGATATTGGTCCAAGAGCCGGAAAGTTCGGTGGAGAAATACTTTGGCAGGGAAAACCAAAAGATCTTCTAAAAGCAGATACTATCACTGCTCAGTATATCAACGGAAAAAGAAAGATCGAAATTCCAGCAGAAAGAAGAGCAGGAAGCGGAAAAAATATTGTTCTGAAAGGAGCAACAGGAAATAACCTTAAAAATGTTACGCTGGATGTTCCACTTGGAAAACTGGTTGTAGTCACCGGAATTTCAGGAAGTGGAAAATCTTCTTTAATTAATGGAACGTTGTACCCAATCCTTAATAAGCATTTTTATAGAGCTGTTCAAGAACCTTTGCCATACAAGAAGATCGAAGGACTTGATAATATTGATAAAATTGTAGACGTAGACCAGACACCGATCGGAAGAACTCCACGTTCAAATCCGGCAACTTATACGGGAATGTTTACAGACATCAGAAACCTTTTTGCAGAATTGCCTGAAAGTAAAATCCGTGGGTATAAACCAGGTAGATTCTCTTTCAATGTAAAAGGGGGGAGATGTGAAACCTGCCAGGGGGGAGGATTAAAAGTAATTGAAATGAACTTCCTTCCGGATGTATATGTTCACTGTGAAACCTGCAACGGAAAGCGTTTCAACAGAGAAACCCTTGAAGTTCGTTACAAAGGAAAATCCATTTCCGACGTATTGGATATGACAATTGATGAAGCAGTAGAATTCTTCCAGCCGATTCCAAAAATCTTTGCTAAAGTGAAAACTCTTCAGGATGTAGGTTTGGGATACATTACATTAGGGCAGCAGTCTACAACTCTTTCAGGAGGAGAAGCACAGCGTATTAAGCTTGCAACCGAACTGGCAAAAAGACAAACCGGAAATACATTATATATCCTTGATGAACCTACCACAGGATTGCATTTTGAGGATGTAAAAATCCTGATGGACGCAATCAATCAATTGGTAGAACTAGGAAACTCATTCATCATTATTGAACATAATATGGATGTGATTAAACTGGCAGACCATATCATTGACGTAGGGCCGGAAGGAGGAAAATACGGTGGACAGATTGTAGCTCAAGGGACTCCGGAAGAGATTGTGAAGTCTAAGAAGAGTTTGACCGGGAAGTTTTTGAAGAGGGAATTGGAATAA
- a CDS encoding type VI secretion system baseplate subunit TssF, with translation MNLDQNIYSKESVKARMLQNATKVWGLKSPQSLDPFVKLLIDAFSTEVFKANNEIQTVNARILEKLAKLLTPSIYTHPIPAHAVAFTQPYDSTEVLLEHTEFFFRKQMTSTVKSESDKQLNIPFTPVGNVRINKVHTSIMFVGNTCYSIDDRFNKIPIARFNGRPEDYRKVTVGVDVSKYVSEYFPKYMSIFCSNPAFEHLDFVYKLLPYITVSSNGNPLFVREGLSYLTESTPDGYEQMFKEQSIRSKVIEDIKSIYRHKFIEITGLSSSLFSEPGQLPQNLDFLAGKEEIVKYLDNKRYLWLTFEFPPQFSAEILDNFSFVLNAFPIYNRGWKKTEYSLDIMGNNIPLVTDEGEHFLYVDEVQDGDGRKYTEIPFTPADNLKKGLYTVRKGGMERFTSRNAVDMIANVLELTRDEIAAFSLLNRDNVKGVLSEMSDKMKSMVQKVNNAKRNVRQELNYVIMEPVEKTDHTYASFWITHCTLANHMRPGTELSNQLKSQTVVLLTETLGGAEEQKGTDSIQAYKYALTTRDKIISLEDVKNYCRMILKDELREVRVRRGTMISNKPKEGFVRTVEVEIVPQNYSFYGRAYWENMANITRNQIIAKAIDGIEYLVKVTNEDVEFQDM, from the coding sequence ATGAACCTAGATCAAAATATTTATTCCAAAGAATCTGTAAAAGCAAGAATGCTGCAGAATGCAACCAAAGTATGGGGATTGAAAAGTCCGCAGTCTTTAGATCCATTTGTAAAACTATTGATTGATGCATTCAGTACAGAAGTTTTTAAAGCGAATAATGAAATACAGACAGTAAATGCCCGGATTCTTGAAAAACTGGCTAAGCTGTTAACTCCATCCATTTATACCCATCCCATTCCGGCCCATGCGGTTGCTTTCACACAGCCTTATGATTCTACTGAAGTTTTATTGGAACACACGGAGTTTTTCTTCCGAAAGCAAATGACTTCTACAGTAAAATCGGAATCAGATAAACAGCTGAATATTCCTTTTACCCCGGTGGGAAACGTAAGAATTAATAAAGTTCACACTTCCATAATGTTTGTAGGAAATACTTGTTACAGTATTGATGACAGATTCAATAAAATTCCTATTGCAAGATTTAACGGAAGACCTGAAGATTATAGAAAGGTTACAGTGGGGGTTGATGTAAGCAAATATGTGAGCGAATATTTTCCTAAATATATGAGTATATTCTGCTCTAATCCTGCTTTCGAACATTTGGATTTTGTATATAAATTATTACCATATATTACGGTTTCAAGTAATGGAAACCCTTTGTTTGTAAGAGAAGGTTTAAGCTATCTTACAGAAAGTACTCCGGATGGCTATGAGCAGATGTTTAAAGAACAGTCTATCCGAAGCAAGGTTATTGAAGATATTAAAAGTATCTACCGTCATAAATTTATAGAGATTACAGGACTTTCCAGTAGCTTGTTCTCAGAGCCGGGACAACTTCCACAAAATCTTGACTTCCTTGCCGGAAAAGAAGAGATTGTAAAATATCTGGATAATAAGCGTTATTTATGGCTAACATTTGAATTCCCACCACAGTTTTCCGCAGAAATCCTTGATAACTTCTCATTTGTTCTGAATGCATTTCCAATTTATAACAGAGGTTGGAAAAAAACGGAATACAGCCTTGATATTATGGGAAACAATATTCCTTTAGTAACAGATGAAGGAGAGCATTTTCTATATGTAGATGAAGTACAGGATGGAGACGGAAGAAAATATACCGAAATACCGTTTACCCCTGCGGATAATCTTAAAAAAGGATTGTATACGGTGAGAAAAGGAGGAATGGAACGCTTCACAAGCAGAAATGCTGTGGATATGATTGCCAATGTTCTGGAACTGACAAGAGATGAGATCGCTGCATTTTCCCTTCTAAACAGAGATAATGTAAAAGGTGTTCTCAGCGAAATGTCTGATAAGATGAAGTCTATGGTACAGAAAGTAAATAATGCCAAGAGAAATGTCAGGCAAGAGCTTAACTACGTAATCATGGAACCTGTAGAAAAAACAGATCATACCTATGCGTCTTTCTGGATTACCCATTGTACATTAGCCAATCACATGCGTCCAGGCACAGAACTATCCAATCAATTGAAATCGCAAACAGTAGTTCTGCTTACAGAAACTTTAGGTGGTGCTGAAGAGCAAAAAGGAACGGATAGTATTCAAGCATATAAATATGCATTAACGACAAGAGATAAGATTATTTCCCTTGAGGATGTCAAAAATTATTGCCGAATGATTCTGAAGGATGAATTAAGGGAAGTAAGGGTAAGAAGAGGAACAATGATTAGTAACAAACCTAAAGAAGGTTTCGTAAGAACCGTTGAGGTTGAAATTGTTCCGCAGAACTATTCTTTCTACGGAAGAGCATATTGGGAAAATATGGCAAACATCACCAGAAACCAAATCATTGCCAAAGCAATAGATGGAATTGAATATTTGGTGAAAGTAACCAATGAGGATGTTGAATTCCAGGATATGTAG